A genome region from Clupea harengus chromosome 7, Ch_v2.0.2, whole genome shotgun sequence includes the following:
- the LOC105889949 gene encoding LIM domain transcription factor LMO4.1-like, translating into MVNSQVPGGGAPPRSCAGCGGRIADRFLLFSMERYWHTRCLKCSCCQAQLGEIGTTCYSKGGMILCRSDYIRLFGNTGACSACGQSIPPSEMVMRAQGNVYHLKCFSCATCRNRLMPGDRFHYVNGAIFCEHDRPGGPMLSSHLQPLQSNPVLPDQKVC; encoded by the exons ATGGTGAACAGCCAGGTGCCCGGCGGAGGGGCTCCCCCCAGATCGTGTGCGGGATGCGGGGGCCGGATAGCCGACCGCTTCCTGCTCTTCTCCATGGAGAGGTACTGGCACACACGCTGCCTCAAGTGCTCCTGCTGCCAGGCCCAGCTGGGAGAGATTGGGACCACCTGCTACAGCAAGGGTGGCATGATCCTCTGCAGAAGCGACTACATCAG GCTATTTGGTAATACAGGAGCATGCAGTGCTTGTGGACAATCCATTCCCCCCAGTGAGATGGTGATGAGGGCACAGGGCAATGTCTACCATCTCAAG tGCTTCTCCTGTGCCACGTGCCGAAATCGGCTGATGCCTGGCGATCGCTTCCACTACGTGAACGGCGCCATCTTTTGTGAGCACGACCGTCCCGGAGGGCCCATGCTGAGCAGTCACCTGCAGCCCCTGCAGAGCAACCCTGTGCTGCCCGATCAAAAG GTCTGCTGA